caaagctggcattctgccacttgagctacagatttgcttctgttcttttgctgcttaattagagataagagtgtcatggattttactgcctgggctggcttcagaccttggatctcagctcctgagtaactaagattacaagcatgaaccatgggtgcctggcttaattatcccttttgttgttgttgttgttgtttgtccagtcctagggcttgaactcagggcctgggcactgtcctgagcttcttttgctcaaggctagcactctaccacttaagccacagtgccacttctacctttatctgtttatatggtactgaggaatcgaacccagggcttcatgcatgctgggcaagcactctaccactctaccacattcccagccctttttgtgtttttgaatTGCAAGTCACTTGCTCTTATAATAATtgaattttaagataaaaattgtGTTTGTGAAAAGTATTTCTGTTTATATTAAATTGACTATTTCATTGTCTGAACCATTGACTTTGCTATAATAGATACTGGTAGTTTCCAAGTAcagagaactttttctttttgtgccagccctggggcttgaactcagggcctgtgcactgtccctgagctttttttgctcaaggctggtgctctactacttcagccacatctcccCTTTCTGCCTTTTGGAGATTAATTAGAAATTAACCTGTACTCAACTACctaaaatcttatctccaactgtaCTTATAGAATGCTgtcaaaaaacaaatttaaagccaggctccagtgtcTCATgtcactaatcctagctactcaggaggatgagctctgaccagcgtggttcaaagctagctgaggcaggaaagtctgtgagactcttatctccaataaactgcttccCCCACTgcctccaccccttccccccaaaaaaagccagaagcaaagctctggctcaagtggtagagcactagctttgagcaaaagaagctctgggacagcatccagtctgagttcaagccccaggactggcaccaaaagtaaaattaatactaataagttttttaaaagcaCCGTGTGGTGGTACAGGCCAGTAATCTCAACACAAGGGAGGCAGAGGATAGGAGGATTGCCACTTCAAGGCCAGACAGGGCGGtgtagtgagactctgtctcaaaatagcCAATAAAACTCCAACAAAGTTACCTTACAGACCTTGATGGGCATTGTGACGTTAGATTTAGCAGCAGCTTAACTTCGCAAAACACAACGTTCCCTTGAGCTGAGCCAATGTTGATTTTATAGACTGAGAGGAACAAAGGCACCATTGCGTACATATTGTGTATTGGTTGGATTAGGCAGCAAGCATGGGTGCTGTCTCACTGTTATTATGTAAGCACTACACACCACAGcctaacttccttttttttttgttttgtttttgccagtcctgggccttggactcagggcctgagcactgtccctggtttcttcttgctcaaggctagcactctgccacgtgagccacagcaccacttctggctgttttttatatatgtggtgctggggaatcgaacccaggacttcatgtataagagtcaagcactcttgccactaggccatattcccagccataactTCCTTTTTGAAAAAACGAAATATTGGAACTCATGGTTCTCCTGCCTTGGCCATCCAGGTGCTGGAATTAGAGGCCTCACTTGCATAGCTTCCTCTTGGAATGTGGGGAGACCCATCAGGAGCCGAGATCCACCTCTGAGGATCAAGTCCACGTTAGCCATGCTCACGAGACTGAAGGAAACAGAGTGCCTGCTTGCGTTACATCAAAACCACAAGAGGCCATTGTTGTGGTCTCTGCCCCATTAGAGAGGACACGAAAAACCCAAATGGAGCACTTAGGATAAAGTTCAAACACCTCAAACCCAAATCAATGTATCTGGTCTTGTGATAATTCCAATAGAAAAGAGATTAAAAATCAACTCTAAGGCCAagcaagcgctggtggctcacacctgtaggccTAGCtattgtggaggctgagatctggagatggcTGTTCAAAGTCCTtcagtctctcatctccaattaccaaaacgctggaggtggagctgtggctcaagcggtagagcactagtcttgagcaaaaaaagttcaaggacagtagtcaggctctgagtttgagccccaggaccaacacacacacacacacacacacacacacacacacacacacacacacacaaaataaaacctcctttcttccttctgctttaaaatgaaagtaactttgatttttttttttttttgccagtcctgggccttgaactcagggcctgagcaatgtccctggcttctttttgctcaaggctagcactttgccacttgagccacagcgccacttctggccattttctatgtatgtggtactggggaattgaacctagggctttcatgtatacgaggcaagcactcttgccactaggccatatccccagccaaatgAAAGTAACTTTGAAAAGACCCATGtagtttcttttgcttgtttttttgtggCTCTGGGGATAGCCCCAGGGCCTTAGGGAAGCCAGGCCGGAACTCTCCCACTCAGCTGCATCCTAGGCTGTCTgcctgctctctccctctctcttttctgtttataaaaCCAACCTCTTCTGCTTGGAACACACATTCTATCTTTATAGACGAAGAGTTTCCTGactaaaagccaaaaataaaagcaattaagGGTGTGGAGATGAAGTTGTGTAGTAAAGTACTTGGGGAACTTGGAGCTGTCATAGGTTTGAAGGaaacccagcaccacaaataaacaaaaaaaaagctgaaattaaGTGTTAAATGTTTTTTTCTACTAAGATTTATTTAGCAAAACAGGATGAAGTAGAGAGAAGCAAAGCAAAAGTGGGACACTCCTGCTTAGTGCACAGAGAGACTCAACCAAAATGACCATCTTGATGCTGGTACCGGCTGTGGTGGTGCCCACCTGTAACCTCAGccccagggaggctgaggcagcacAATCTTGAGTGTGAGGCTGCtttggctacatagcaagatacacacacacacacacacacacacacacacacacacacacacacacctttaagtGGCTGTaacttatacttaaaaaaaaaaactaggtggGACTGCTTACAGGTTATGTGACATTTCAGTTTTTCTTACAAGCAGCTATAGATAGGAGAAttagtttgaaaaacaaaaaggaatttcaTGGCATTAACCAAACAACCTTCTTCCTATGTTGTTGACATAATTTCCTTCTTTTGCAAGCCTTATAAAGCTCCTTGTTATAAGTCCCTTTTACATGTTGACAATAAAAGATAAAGCCCagttagttctttttatttttactttttgctagtcctggggcttgaactcagggcttgggcactgtccctgagcttcttttacttaacgctagcactgtaccacttgagccacagaggcacttctggctttttctgtttatgtgtgtaaggtccacccctgggagggctccgtgcagatgacccccacctgtttaagtctgtgcctagTGCCTGagtcacctaggtaactggcatacctggaggcagttacctccttctctgaggtcacatccaattcaCTTCCCCATACcgcccacctttccctatataatccggcttaACACagcccctgctctctttccttttctctcttactcttgctcttttctttcccttcttccttcctctctgtctccccacgcctccatcttgtgtaggctggcagtttgctttccccccaataaactcctttctgccatgtggcaggtttcctttctggtgaaccctacaatctggtactgaggaattgaacccagggcttcatgcaggctgggcaagcactcttgccactaagccaccttcccagcagcccccccccccccccccccccccagtttatgactggctttgaagcactatcctcagatctcagcctccagagtagctaggattacaggcgtgagtcaccagcacctggcttttgattttttaaacatttataaacaAAGTGCTTGTATACTGCTTTTACACCATAGTAAGTGTACAATAATTTAAAACCTATGATACTGTTAAGCTCTTTAGAAGCCAGGCTACTGTGGAAGGATTTATTGAGGTATTACAAATGCTAGCAAGTATGGGGCCAAGCTAGTCCACAATTGGAAATAAGCAGTGAGGACCTAAAATGCCAAGAGCATTTTATAAGGACACTTTGATGAAGGAAAGCATGAATGATCTACACTGAGCATAGCTACCTAGGTACGGATGAAAAGACAGGATCAAAAAAgactgtcctggggctgggaatatggcctagcagtacagtgcttgcctcgtacacacaaagccctgggttcgtctCCCCaacgccacataaacagaaaaagccacaagtggcgctgtggctcaagaggtagaatgctagccttgagcaaaaagaagccagggacagtgctcaggccctgagttcaagccccaggactggcaaaaaaaaaaaaaagactgtcctTTAATAACAGGAGTTGCTTCTTAAGGGGTCGGGTTTGACTATGGCCTCTGGGGTGGATCTTGAAGGTTTTTATGGTTGTTTTTAGTTTAGGTATGAAGTTCCCACAGGCTCTAGGCTGGCCTGGGGTTTGTTGTTATCCACCCTCCCTCAACCTCTcacatgctgggattacaaggctAGAGTCTTAAGTTAAAGATTGCTCACTCTAGATAGTCCTCTGTTAGCTTTGCCACAGTTGTTTGCTGAATTTCTTCCCTTATCTCCTCTACCTGTTTTCCCTCATGTGCTTTCAATATttcctaaaaacaacaacaaaaaaacccacatattCAAACTTCTTTGAAATAGGTTTCTGGgaaaattacatttatttctattttagggAAGCATACTCCAAGAGGTTGTTTTATTTCATGGCACTCATAGGtagaaaatgtaatattttccaGCTCACGCTCTAATGCTTCTTTTAGGCCTTCTTATAGATCACAGCTAGTTTTTTACTCCTAGGGGTAACTATTCTGTTTGGCCTAGTTGGTCTTTGATATTATGCACTTGTATCATTTGCAGTCCatattaaagaaatatttcctaGTAGTTGTGTTTGGctccattttctctatatatttattataGGTTGGCTCTCAAAATGTGGTCTCATTATTTATTGGGAAGTAGGGTGTGGCAGCTTACCTGTTAGCTCCCAGACTCTGGAAGCTGAGGAGGGaggactgcaagttcaaggccagccccagctaCACACAGAGCTTGCTATACAGTGtcctaccttaaaaataaaatagcaaaaaccATTGCACAACCCTtcaatcccagccctcaggaggctgaggctggagagtCAGGGGTAGAAAGGCCAATCCTGGGGTACACAGCTAAACCTTGTTTCAGAAAACAATACAACACCGATTTACTTAATAAAATTTATtcaaatctttttgttttcaaaatcttTTTCTATTCTAAGTTTAGGGACTAGCCCTAGATTGAAAATTGATTTTCACCAATCTATTTCTTAAATTGTCACGAGAATCTATTTTCACAGAGTACGTTGAAAATTAGGACAATCAAGGGTTCTGGTTCTATCAGGGGCAGTATTTAGACCGTTATTTTGATATATCCCAGTTGCTCTGATATGGTTGGAAAATTTGTCCTCTCTCGGAGTGTAATTGCAGGGAAAAAACTGTGGCTTCGGTAAAAACTCGCCGTAGTGGCCAGAGTTGGTCTTGTACATAATCatctgggggtgggagagggaggtCCTGGTGCAGATTGTCTTCGGGTCCAGCATACAGGAGAACACCGGGTTGCCAGGGTTCACACAGGCAGGCAGCGGCTCGCACTTCATCTCCATGTCTGAACTGGAAACGGAAGCACTTTTCTTATCCTAAAAAGACAGATGCATAAAAGTCAGCctcagcctgggaatgtggcttagcggtagagtgcttgcctagctagcatgcaggaagccctgggttccattcctcagcaccacatacacagaaaaagccagaagtggcgctgtggctcaagtcgcagagtgctagccttgagcgggaagaagccagggacagtgctcaggccctgagtccaaggcccaggactggccaaaaaaaaaaaaaaaaaaaaaaaaaaaagaaagaaataagagttCAACTGTCCTGCTCTCTTCAGGGAGTCTTTTGTGtggtccaggctagcctagaactcacagatccttttctgtttctgcctccaaagtgttagggttacaggcatgagtggccaccatgcccagcttggggGGTAGCCACTGACTGATTTTTGCAGTACTAGTAAAGTCAACCTAGGCCCCAAGcatgctgggcaggtgctctactccttgagttgTACCCTacgttttttggttttgttttgttataatcttggggctgggtgctgtcctttaccttttttttgttttactcaaagctagccctctaccacttgaaccacagctctacttactggctcaagtggtagagtgctagccttgagcaaaagagaagccagggacagtgctcaggtcctgagttcaagccccaggactggcaaaaaaaaaaaagaaaactccaaaaTTCAAGGatgttcctgcttgggctggtgtgATCCTTACATTACAGCTAtgattaaaggcttgagccactCTACCCTGCTTAATATAATCACatttaaaatcagaataaaataatctggcaccagtggctcacatctataatcctagctactctagtggctggatgtgaggatctcagtttgaagctagcccaggcagaacagtctagTGACAACatgggcccctgagttcaaatcccagtaatcccttaaaaaaaaaacaaaaaaccttactatccattgggtggcagtggcttaggcctgtaatcttagctattcaggaggctgagatctcaagggaAGTCCTTGCACACAtcaccactaaactaccaaaacacCAAGAAGCAGAGCTCCAGTGGTAAAGtccgccttgagcacaaaagaagcttGAGGACTTggcttgagttctagccccaagaccagcactaaagaaaaaaaaaacccaccctccTCCACCTAACCCATGGTTTAATCAGAATAAAATTATTAAAGGAGTTCTTTAGAGTTGTGTTattgaaaattgatttttaaattcacTTCACTTTGAAACTATTtactgcttaatttttttttctgaaagactGAACAATCCTTTAGAAGCTCCTATTTCCCTTGCAagtataaaacaaatacaaataatgaaatagagctgggtgtagtggcatATCCCTGTTATCCCAGcatgagaagctgaggcagggggataatgaattcaaggccaacctgggttaTGGAAAGAGACCCTATCACGAAAAACAGTAAATAAAGAATCACTTTATGTCTATTTGTTTTAAATGGACTTGAGACTGGTTACAGTTCTTATTCACAGAAAGGTTCTGCTGTTGCCTGAGTGACCTAGGTGAGGACTGGTGACCAGTGAGGACTGGTGTTCAGGAGGGCTACTAAGACTGGTTAGAAGCCAGAGGGGGTGGCCAGACCTGCTCTGCCTCCCTTGTTACCCCATCTACCACCCGATGCAGCAGAGGGGTGACAATTGCTGTAAACACCCATGGAAACATCAAGTAGAAGGAGAGGTGCTCAGATTTCCAGAAAATCCTGCTTGTTTCCAAGAAACCTTGGACATTTCTCTGCTTTtatatccagtctttctttctctctctctctctctctctctctctctctctctctctctctctctctctctctctctctcgtcctggggcttgaactcagggcctgaacactgtccctggcttctttttgctcaagaccagcactctaccacttgagccacagcaccacttctggctttttctatatatgtggtgctggggaatcaaacccagggcttcatgtacacgaggcaagcactctaccactaggccatattccaagccccgtTCATTCTTATTTCCTAAGAATCCTATTCTCCTTTCCTGGATCAGTAGGTGCTAGGTTTTGTGATTGGTCCCACTATTCTGAGATGGGACAAGGGAGCTAGAAATCCATAACACTGTAAGTTGAAATGAACCTGAGATAAAATAATGTCCTTCCCCTGACCTTcccccaacaaacaaacaaaaccaaccagtTACTAGAGGCCAGCCTTTGATTTAAAGCACTGTAAACCATATTCAATCTCCTTGTCAGTCAACTATTAATATTGTACAGGAAAGTTTTCCCTTACAAACTTTTTTTGTGACAGGGTCTTGCCCTGGTgtctcaggttggccttgaacgcCGATCCTCCTACACCAaactcagtgctgggattacagacatgcactatTATTATGCCTCCCTATTAGATTTCTCCTATGGCTATTAGATTTCTTCTGTATACTCCAGAGATTTTTATAAAGTTTATAAACTTACCCATTTTGCAAACAAATTGACACAAATTTGTAGTATGTATAGTCTGCTATTGTATGAGAAGTAAAGTTTTCTAAAGCAGCCACATCTACAAACGAGTAGAATGTGGATGACTGTATATAGATGGAATACAACAGATTCTTAGGAGAAAGATCTTGACCTCTCTTCAGTCCCTTTCAGTAGCCATTTACTATCATTCTCATCAGATCTAACATTTTTGTGACAGTACAATTTACCACCCTCAAAGCTAAGAATGTTAGAAAATTACATCAGGCACCTCTACTGTAACCTGCCTGCCTCTGCGGTGAGTCTTAATATTTTGAATGtctgcctttatttattttgtgtcagtgctggggcttgaattcagggcattggcattgtcccttagtttttttactcatggatggagctctaccactcgagtcacagctctatgtctagctttttggttgttaattggagataagagtcatatacactttcctgcccaggctgacttttgaGCCATGATTCCTCAGTTCTTactcttctgggtagctaggattacaggtctgagccttCAGTGCCAGCTTCAGTGCCTTATTTTATTGAAGACCATAAAGAACTTTCTCAGAAGGTCTAACTGTCCCCCACTTTTAGGGCTGTCCTTGGCAAAGTTACTTTCTCTCCAAGCACAGTGTTCTAAGTTTTAAGAAGAAGCAGCACTTAAATGATACAGATGCTAGAAGCTATAGAATCTTTTGGTAGGTTTACCACACTCAGAACATCTAGTGACCTTCAGATAAAGTCAGAAGGTTCAATGCCTTACTTTATGGCAGCCATGAACACAAAGCAAGCAAATTACCtcgagtttttttttcttttttttaccttgaGGTTTAACTTgcagaaaagtagtttgtttaaaGAAGTACAGGAACCTGTGCCTAGAGGTAGAGTTCAGTGCTCAGTGCCAGCCAGAGAAAATAGACTAAGTCTCTCTCCCCAAggttccctcctcttcttcctttctaagTCATGTGCATTCCTGAATTCCTTTGGATGAGGCTCCAGGCCATAGCCCTCCCATCCTCACAATGACACACCGTGGGTGTGTGATGaagcccaccccccccctttaaagttttaattttgtttggttttgttttttttgccagtcctggggcttgaactcagggcctgagcactgtccctggcctctttttgctcaaggctagcactctgccacctgagccacagctccactttcggacttttctatatatgtggtgctggggaatcgaacccagggctgcatgtatacgagacgagcactttactactaggccatattcccagtccctaaggTTTTAATTTTGATATGAAGTCTCAAACTTGTAATTTACCTGCCTCAACACGTTTGTACCACTTTGGCTTAAGGTTTTGAATTCCTGGGTAACATCACACttatttaaacaaacaaagaaacaaacaagataaatgaaaataagcctttggattaaaaaaaaatccaggactgggaatgtggcttagtggtagagtgcttacctagcatatatgaatccctgggtttgattcctcagtaccacataaacagaaaaagctggaagtggccctgtggcttagtggttgagtgctagcactagccttgagcaaaaggggacagtgctcaggccctgagttcaagccccaggactggaaaaaaattcatTACATATGctgtaattatgaaaataaagataACTTTTTTCAGGTTGGTGTTGTGTCACTTGATGTTACAATTGTTCCCAAACCCAGGTCTAATTGTAAAGATACATTGAGTCCCTGAAACCCAAGATTTGAAATACTCTCTTACACAGGGGGACAGAATTAAGCCTTAACTTTCCATTGCTTCTACTGAGTATAAGCgtaatatgtatttttctttttcttcaccacTTCTTTTGGACAAGGTACAATGTTAAATCATGAAAATTACAGTACAGGGCTGGGCATGTATGTAAGCTCAGTGGTAAAAAGTGCTCACGTAATCTAACATGCACAAGGCCTagggctcaatccccagcactgcaaataagcaaataaaacagaAGTCAGGAACCTTTGAATTGTTTATAAAGCCATCACTAGGATCTTTGCGGCGGAAAAAccgggcgccccctccccgctcccgcaCCCAGACCTTTGCAGCAACCGCTTAAAGCTAGTGCATTTACACTTGCAAGTGGGTGGTGCCTCAAATTTTATCAAAGAACACCCAAATTTTATCCAAGAATTCTCAAAACCCTTAATCCCCGTGCCCAAACCCACCCAGTGCAGGTCAGTCATTCTTCCTCTGGGTTTCAATTTCTTTCACAAACGCAGCCTTTCCCTGCAATGGCTGATAAATCCGGCGAGGGCCGTGAGCCCTTTTACCTGCAACCAATTTAAAGCAATCAGAGAGAGGGCTCGATCAATATCCGATAAAGCGCTGGGTCTACTCCGCGGGTGGAAACCGCGAATCCTTTGTAGTGGTTTGCAACCCGTCTCCATAGCAACCGGCCGCCAGCCCAGGGGCCCGGATGGTCTGAAGATCCGCGTTCGTCAGGTCCAATTTCCGGCCGTGGTGCGCTGCGCTGCTCTTCGGGATTGGTAGTTCTTTTCCTGCGCAACCTTCAAGGCCGGAGGCGCAAGCGGAACTACAAATCCCGGCATGCCCCGCGACGCCCCGCCAGCCGCCGCTTCCCGGCTGCGGACGCCTGCGAGCGAGCAGGTTGTTGTTTTTATGAGAGGCGTCACTGGCACCTGGAGTCGTGACCGCCGGCGTCGTGACAGCCCGGCTCCGTCTGGTGGTTGTGGCGCTGCCCGGCCAGGTAAAGTCATGGGCGAGTTTCGGCCGTGAGGAAGAGGGTTCGGGGCCCGCTGTCGTGGACTCCGTCGGAGCGGACGCCGGGGAGGTCGGTCTCCGAGGCGGGGGCGGCCCCGGCGGGCGCTCGACTCCCAGCGCGCGCCGACCGTGCGGCTCCAGCGCCCCGGGCCAACCCGCGGGGGCAGCGGCGTCACCCGCCCGGCGCGTCTCCCAcggtctccccaccccccccacctcccccgcctGCAGCCGCGGGCTGTGCGCGGGGTCGGGGAGCTGAGGAGCCCGGGGACCCCGCGAAgacctcctcccccgccccccccccgggcgggcTCTGCGCGCTCCTCCGCGGGGGACGGGTGGAGGCCATATGGTGAGATGTGTCGTGCGCTCACCGCAGCCCCCCGCGCGCGGGGATACGCGGGAGCCCCGCCGTGCCTGGAATAGAAAAAGCTTAAACGGGTCACGGTAACGCCGGTCCGGTAATGACCAAATCCCCTTCCTTATACCCTTGAGCGCTGGGCTTGCCGAATGGGACCAGCCCCGGTGGCCGCGGTCCCGCACGGGCGCCGGCGCGCGTGCCAAGTTTATCTTCCAGTTTATCCCGACCCTTTCCCGCGGGGAGCGCCAGTTCCTCGCCATCCAGCCAATTAAGAGCGCGCCTTGGGTGGTGAGATTTGTGCTTCCCCTGCTTTAGCTTTATTtagaaaattcaatatatatatatatgtacttagaATTGGTACTTATTTAAGCACTGCCAGTTTTAGAGGTGATTTGTCCGGTCACTGAAGGTGAGCTTTCAAGGCCACTCTTACCCGCATCCTTGCAGGGGGTTAGAATCTTGctagtcctcccctcccctctctgctcCCCCCCTCGGGAATATTTACCGCTAGTAGTGTATGTGAATAGTTAACTCCTTCCTGAATTCCAAAACCTGGGTGGAGAGGAttgaatgtattttattgttgtgTAAGTTTTAACCCATTTACACAAGGTGATATTCCAGTTAAAAGGAGCTGTGTGCCTGAAGTCCTAGATAACTCCGGAacctgaggctggaggatctCTCCCTTAGGGCTCTGCGTGGGCAAATTTAGCCCTTAAAATGAAAGGGAGTATGCACCTAGCattggggccctgggttcaatccctgagTGTAGAACCCCATAAAACCTAGAACCAGTTTTGTAAACCATAGAGCAGGTGGttctatttctgctttttttttagtGCCTGTTTGTGCTTTAGCATTACGTAGCACAATTTTTAGGGTGTaagtgctgttccttagccttttgtgctaaaggctaacactaccacttgacccGCAACTTCACCtagggctttttgatggttaattggagttaagagtctcatggactttcctgctcaggctggattcaaaccaagaTCATCACATCTCattttcctaaatagctaggattacaggtgagagccatgtTGCCCTTACCAGATGCTATTATTATAACTAtgtgttttaaactttttaacaTTGAGTCATTTGAGTACTGTACTTTACATGTGTGATATTCTGGACCacttggttttaaattttttgttttgttttgtttttgccagtcttgggccttggactcagggcctgagcactgtccctggcttccttttgctcaaggctagcactctaccacttgagccacagcgccacttctgaccgttttctgtatatgtggtgcttgggaatcgaacccagggcctcatgtatacaaggcaagcactcttgccactaggccatatccccagccccttggttttaaatttttatcctcTTATTGAATGTGGATACATAGGTTGCATATTGGTTACTTAGCCCTTGATTTTTCTTAAAGGACATTATTTCATAAGAATAGTTACACCTTACTATTATCAACCTTGAAAAAATTGAGATTTACCCCAATCCCATGTGTCCATTTAGTTGTAACAAAATATGTATTCTGAAGCTTGTTATCCAGATGTTTTTCATGCAGTAGTATTCTTATTTTAGATTCTCTACTTTGGAATTACCATCTACAAATTTCACTCTTATCCCCTATATTTCTCCTACCTTCATTGTTAAAGTAGTAGTTTCTAAAAATGTTGAACAAGGGAAGCACTGGCAAGGCTGGTAAGCCCTCAGTATTTTGAAAGAGGAAATGCAGACTCATCTAACAATACAGAACCACTGCAGGCAGAATTGTCTGTTTGTGTGGGTAAGGTAAGGAAGTAGCCGAGTTGTGACAACTATTTTTCA
This genomic stretch from Perognathus longimembris pacificus isolate PPM17 chromosome 23, ASM2315922v1, whole genome shotgun sequence harbors:
- the Pierce2 gene encoding uncharacterized protein C15orf65 homolog isoform X1 gives rise to the protein METGCKPLQRIRGFHPRSRPSALSDIDRALSLIALNWLQDKKSASVSSSDMEMKCEPLPACVNPGNPVFSCMLDPKTICTRTSLSHPQMIMYKTNSGHYGEFLPKPQFFPCNYTPREDKFSNHIRATGIYQNNGLNTAPDRTRTLDCPNFQRTL
- the Pierce2 gene encoding uncharacterized protein C15orf65 homolog isoform X2; protein product: MTDLHWDKKSASVSSSDMEMKCEPLPACVNPGNPVFSCMLDPKTICTRTSLSHPQMIMYKTNSGHYGEFLPKPQFFPCNYTPREDKFSNHIRATGIYQNNGLNTAPDRTRTLDCPNFQRTL